CTTCGACCCGAAGCCGGGCAGCGGCCGCGAGCCGGGGCTGCGCCGCGCCATCGAAGTGGCGCTGACCGACGCGGGCGCCGAACCGGGTGACGTGGACGTGGTGTTCGCGGACGCGGCCGGCACCCCGCGGCTGGACCGCGAGGAGGCCGACGCGATCACCGCGGTCTTCGGTCCGCGCGGGGTTCCGGTGACCGCGCCGAAGACGATGATCGGCCGCCTGTACTCCGGCTCCGCGCCGGTGGACGTGGTGTCCGCGGTCCTCGCGATGCGCGAGGGCGTGATCCCGCCCACCACCAACGTGGAGCTGTCCCCCGAGTACGCCCTGGACCTGGTGACCGGGCAGGCGCGCACCGCTTCGCTGCGCAGCGCCCTGGTACTGGCGCGCGGCGTCGGCGGCTTCAACTCCGCGGTCCTGGTGCGCGCCCCGCGCTGACCGCCGGCCGAGCACCGAGCAGAGCACCGAGCACCGAGCACTGAGCACTGAGCACTGAGCACATCAACGAGAGACGAGGAACCACACATGTCCAAGCAGGAGTTCACCGCCGAGGACCTCAAGCGCATCCTCCTCGAGGGCGCCGGCGCCGGTGAGGGCGTCGACCTGAACGGCGACATCCTCGACGCCGATTTCGAGGAGCTGGGCTACGAGTCGCTGGCGCTGCTGGAGACCGGCGGCCGCATCGAGCGCGAGTACGGCATCTCGCTGGACGACGACATCTTCGCGGACAACCGCACCCCGCGGGCGCTGGTCGCGGCGATCAACGTCTACCTCGACGAGCTCGTCGCCGCCTGAGCCGCCCCTCCCCCATTACCGTTTTGGTTGCCCCGCAACGGGGCGCCCGGCCTCTGGAGTTGGCATGACTTTCTCCCCCCTGTCGATCGCATGTCTTGGGGGGTGGTGTCACCGGCTCCGGAGGCATCGACAGACCGCTGATTAGGGGCATGACCACCGGCCTTTCCGCAGGTCGGGAGGCTCTTCGTAATGTGGATGTGGCGATCGGTGCCGTGGGACGGCCGGGCGAAGAGGACGACCGGAGGACGCACGTGATCGACATCAGCGGCATCGGCGCCTTCCTCGGCCTGGACGTCGGCAAGGGCGAACACCACGCCACCGCCGTCACCCCGGCCGGGAAGAAGGCCTTCGACAAGCGGCTGCCCAACAGCGAGCCCAAGCTCCGCGAGGTCTTCGGAAAACTCCAGGCCAAGCACGGGACCGTGCTGGTCGTGGTCGACCAGCCGGCCTCGATCGGCGCTCTGCCACTGGCGGTGGCCCGTGACTTGGGCTGCCCGGTGGCCTATCTGCCGGGGCTGACGATGAGGCGGATCGCCGATCTCTATCCAGGCGAGGCCAAGACCGATGCCCGCGACGCGTTCGTGATCGCGGACGCGGCCCGCGTCATGCCCCACACGCTCCGCTCGGTCGATCTCGAGGAAGAGACCATCGCCGAGTTGGAGATGATCGTCGGCTTCGACGACGACCTCGCCGGCGAAGCAACCCGGATCAGTAACCGCCTCCGCGGCCTTCTCACGCAGATCCATCCGTCGCTGGAACGGGTCCTGGGCCCGCGAGTGCAGCACCCGGCCGTGCTCAAGCTCCTCGACCAGTTCGGTTCTCCGGCCCAGATCCGCAAGGCCGGACGCCGTCGGCTCGTGACCTTGATACGTCCCAAGGCGCCGCGGATGGCCGAGCGGCTCGTCGAGGACATCTTCACCGCGCTGGACGAGCAGACCGTCGTCGTCCCGGGCACGGACGCGGCCGCATTGATCGTTCCCAGCCTCGCCAACTCTCTCCAGGCGGTGCTTGACCAGCGAAAACTCCTCGCCGCCCGGATCGAGGAAGTGCTGGAGAACCACCCTCTTTCCAAGGTCCTGACGTCCATGCCGGGAATCGGCGTCAGGACCGGAGCCCGCATTCTCATCGACGTCGGTGACGGCAGTTCGTTCCCGTCCGCGGCCCACCTCGCCGCCTACGCCGGTCTCGCCCCGACGACCCGCAGTTCCGGTTCGTCGATCCGGGGCGAGCAACCGTCCCGACGCGGAAACAAGCAGCTCAAACGGGCTTTCTTCCTCTCCGCGTTCGCCGCTCTCGCCGACCCGGTCTCCCGGGCCTACTACGACAAGAAGATCAACCAGGGCAAACACCACACCCAAGCCCTCCTCTGCCTCGCAAGACGACGAGCCGACGTCCTCTTCGCCATGCTCCGAGACGGCACCTTCTACGAACCCCAACCCGCCCCATCAGCTTGACCAAACTCATAGGGGCACCCCCCTCCCCCCTTCTTCTTCCGGATCTTGGAGTACTGAGACATGTCGCAGCAGGACAAGCGGGTCGCCCTCGTCACGGGCGGTACCAGTGGGATCGGGCTGGCCGTGGCCCGCCTTCTGGCCGGCACGGGCCACCAGGTGTTCATCGGCGCGCGCAACGCCGACAACGTCGCCGAGACCGTCAAGGAGCTGCAGACCGAGGGCCTGGACGTCGACGGCACCACCCTCGACGTCCGCTCCACGGACGAGGCCATCGCGTTCGTCCAGGCCGCGGTCGACCGGTTCGGCCCGGTGGACGTGCTCGTGAACAACGCCGGGCGCAGTGGCGGCGGCGTCACCGCCGACATCGAGGAGAGCCTCTGGCACGACGTCATCGACACCAACCTGAACAGCGTCTTCCGGATGACCCACGCGGTGCTCAACACCGGTGGCATGCGGCACAAGGACCGCGGCCGCATCATCAGCATCGCCTCGACCGCGGGCAAGCAGGGTGTCGTCCTCGGCGCCCCGTACTCGGCCTCCAAGCACGGCGTGGTCGGCTTCACCAAGGCGCTGGGCAACGAGCTGGCGCCCACCGGCATCACCGTGAACGCGGTCTGCCCCGGCTACGTCGAGACGCCGATGGCGCAGCGCGTGCGGCAGGGCTACGCGGCCGCGTACAACGCCTCCGAGGAAACGATTCTGGAGAAGTTCCAGTCCAAGATCCCGCTGGGCCGCTACTCCACCCCGGAGGAGGTCGCCGGCCTGGTCGGCTACCTGGCGTCGGACACCGCCGCCTCCATCACCTCGCAGGCACTCAACGTCTGCGGCGGCCTCGGCAACTTCTAGAGCCGGCCCGCCGACCGCCGTAACGAACCCGAATCCCAAGGAGCATGAGCATGTCGCAGCCCGGCCTGCGCGAGGTGGAGCACGAGATCACGATCTCGGCGCCCCCCGCCACCGTCTACCGGCTGATCGCAGAGGTGCAGAACTGGCCGCAGATCTTCCCGCCGACGGTCTACGTCGACCACGTGGAGCGGGGCGAGGGCACCGAGCGCATCCGCATCTGGGCCACCGCCAACGGTGAGCCGAAGAACTGGACCTCGCGGCGCACCCTCGACCCGGAGAACCTGACGATCACCTTCCGCCAGGAGGTCTCCACGCCCCCGATCGCCTCCATGGGCGGCACCTGGATCGTCGAGACCGTCGACCCGGAGGTCTCCCGGGTCCGACTGCTGCACGACTACCGGGCGATCGACGACGACCCCGAGGGCCTGGCGTGGATCGAGGAGGCCGTCGACCGCAACTCGCGCTCCGAACTGGCCGCACTGAAGCAGAACGTCGAACTGGCGTACGCCGCCGAGGACCTGACCTTCTCCTTCGAGGACACGGTGCAGATCAACGGCTCCGCCAAGGACGTGTACGACTTCATCAACGAGGCCGACCGGTGGGAGGAGCGCCTCCCGCACGTCGCCAAGGTCCGCCTGGACGAGGACGTCCCGGGTCTGCAGACCCTGGAGATGGACACCCGCGCCAAGGACGGCTCGGTGCACACCACCAAGTCGTACCGGGTGACCTTCCCGCACCAGAAGATCGCCTACAAGCAGGTCACCCTGCCGGCGCTGATGACCCTGCACACCGGCTACTGGACCTTCGCGGAGAACGACAACGGCGTCGCCGCGTCCTCCCAGCACACGGTGACCATCAACACCGCGAACATCGCCCGCATCCTGGGCCCGGAGGCGGAAGTCGGCTGCGCCAAGGAGTACGTGCGCACCGCGCTCAGCACCAACAGCCGCGCCACGCTCGGCCACGCCAAGGCGTACGCGGAAGCCAAGGCGGTCTGACCGTGGCCGGGGACATCACACGCACCCAGGTGATCGTGGTCGGCGCCGGACCGGTGGGGCTGATGCTCGCGGGCGAGCTGCGCCTCGCGGGTGCGGACGTGGTGGTCCTCGAGAAGCTGACCGAGCCGACCACGGAATCGCGGGCGTCCACCCTCCACGCCCGCACCATGGAGATCCTCGACGGCCGCGGCCTGCTCGCGCAGCTCGGCGAGGTGCCCCAGGACGTCATGGGGCACTTCGGGGGGATCCCGCTCGACCTCACGCTGCCCGGCCCCTACCCGGGGCAGTGGAAGGTCCCGCAGACCCGTATGGAGGAGCTGCTGGGTCAGTGGGCGCAGGACCTCGGCGCGGACGTCCGGCGCGGCCACGAGCTCACCGCACTGACCGTGACCGGGGAGCACGTCGATGCCGAGACGCGGCGCCCGGACGGGACGACCGCCTCCTTCCGGGGCTCGTACCTGGTGGGCTGCGACGGCGAGAACAGCGCGGTGCGCCGACTCGGCGGCTTCGCCTTCCCCGGCGTCGACGCGAGCCGCGAACTGCTGCGCGCCGACGTGGCCGGCATCGACGTACCGAACCGCCGCTTCCAGCGGCTGGAGGGCGGACTCGCCATCGCCGCCCGGCGCCCCGACGGAGTGACCCGGGTGATGGTGCACGAGTTCGGTGCGGCCCCGCAGGGCTCCGCCCCGTCCTTCGCGGACATCGCCGACACCTGGAAGCGCGTCACGGGCGAGGACATCAGCGGCGGGACCCCGCTGTGGGTGAACTCCTTCGGTGACGCCTCCCGGCAGGCCACCGCCTACCGCGACTCCCGGCTCTTCCTGGCGGGCGACGCCGCCCACCAGCAGATGCCGATCGGCGGCCAGGCCCTCAACCTCGGGCTGCAGGACGCCGTCAACCTCGGCTGGAAGCTGGCCGCGCAGGTACAGGAGCGCGGCCCCGAGGGGCTCCTGGACAGCTACCACGCCGAACGCCATGAGGTCGGCCTGCGGGTGCTGAGCAACATCCGGGCGCAGGCCCTGCTGCTGCTCGGCGCCGGCGAGGTGGACGCGGCCCGGCAGGTCATGGCCGAGCTGGTGGGTCACGCCGACGTACGGGCCCACCTGGCGGGAATGATCGCCGGCCTGGACATCCGCTACGACGTCGGACCGGGCAGCCACCCGCTGCTGGGGCGCCGGCTGCCGCACTGGCGGCCGGCCACCGGCGACGGCGAGGCCACCAGCACCTCGCTGCTGCGCGCCGGGGGCGGCGTCCTGCTGCTGCCCGGCGGGGACGAGCCGGAGGCGTTCGCCGCGGCGGCCGAGCCCTGGGCGCCGCTCGTACGGACGGTTCGCGCGAGCGCGGCGGCCCCGGGCCCCTGCGCCGTACTGGTCCGGCCGGACGGGCACGTCGTCTGGGCGGCCGGCGACGACACCGCCGGCTCCGCCGCCGGCCTCACCACGGCGCTGACCCGGTGGTTCGGCACGCCGCAGACATCAGGCGCAGTGACGACCAAGACGACCAATACGTCGAACACAAGGAGAACTGGCATGGCAGGCAAGCTCAACGGCAAGACCGCGCTGGTCACGGGTTCGAGCCGGGGCATGGGCCGGGCGACCGCCATCCGGCTGGCCGCGGAGGGCGCGCTCGTCGCCGTCCACTACACCTCCAACGAGTCGGCGGCCGAGCAGGTCGTCTCCTCCATCGAGAAGGACGGCGGGCGGGCCTTCACCGTCAAGGCCGAGCTGGGTGTGGCCGGCGACGTCCACGAGCTGTTCCTCGGCCTGGAGAACGGCCTGCGGGAGCGCACCGGCGGCACCGACCTGGACATCCTCGTCAACAACGCCGGCGTGATGGGCGGCGTCAAGGCCGAGGACACCACCCCCGAGGCCTTCGACCGGCTCTTCGCGGTCAACGCGAAGGCGCCGTTCTTCCTCATCCAGCGGGCGCTGAAGAACATGCCCGACGGCGGCCGCATCATCAACATCTCCTCCGGGCTCACCCACGTCGCCAACCCGGACGAGATCGCCTACGCGATGACCAAGGGCGCCGTCGAGCAGCTCGCGCTGCACTTCGCGAAGCTGCTGGGCCCGCGCAAGATCACCATCAACAGCGTGGCGCCCGGCATCACCCGCAACGGCAACCCGGTGTTCGACATCCCCGAGGCCGTCGAGTTCATGGCGGGGCTGTCCGCCTTCAACCGGGTCGGCGAGCCCGAGGACGTCGCCGACGTGGTGGCCTTCCTCGCCACCGACGACGCCCGCTGGATCACCGGCTCCTTCGTCGACGCCACGGGCGGCACGCTGCTCGGCTGAGCGGCCCACCGAAAGGAACGGACGGGACCACGACCATGACGCTTTCCATGACCTCGACCACCAAGGGCGCCCCGCCGGCCGCCTTGTGGGGCCTGCTGTTCGTCCTCGCGGGCAACATGCTCCTCGATGCCCTGGAGGTGTCCGTCGCGCTCGTGGCGCTGCCGTCCATCAGCACCGATCTGGGACTGGACACCCCTCAACTGCAGTGGGTGGTCAGTGGTTTCGCGGCAGGGTTCGGCGGGCTGCTGCTCTTCGGCGGCCGGCTGGTCGCCCTGCTCGGCCGCCGGCCCGTCTACCTCGCGGCGCTCGCCGTCTTCGCCGTCGCCTCGCTCGCCGGGGCGCTGGCGGACAGCGCCGAGCTGCTGGTCGCGAGCCGCTTCGTGAAGGGCTTCTGTGCGGCGCTGACCGCGCCGACCGGACTGGCCATCA
This genomic window from Streptomyces sp. NBC_01351 contains:
- the fabG gene encoding 3-oxoacyl-ACP reductase FabG, with the protein product MSQQDKRVALVTGGTSGIGLAVARLLAGTGHQVFIGARNADNVAETVKELQTEGLDVDGTTLDVRSTDEAIAFVQAAVDRFGPVDVLVNNAGRSGGGVTADIEESLWHDVIDTNLNSVFRMTHAVLNTGGMRHKDRGRIISIASTAGKQGVVLGAPYSASKHGVVGFTKALGNELAPTGITVNAVCPGYVETPMAQRVRQGYAAAYNASEETILEKFQSKIPLGRYSTPEEVAGLVGYLASDTAASITSQALNVCGGLGNF
- a CDS encoding IS110 family transposase; its protein translation is MIDISGIGAFLGLDVGKGEHHATAVTPAGKKAFDKRLPNSEPKLREVFGKLQAKHGTVLVVVDQPASIGALPLAVARDLGCPVAYLPGLTMRRIADLYPGEAKTDARDAFVIADAARVMPHTLRSVDLEEETIAELEMIVGFDDDLAGEATRISNRLRGLLTQIHPSLERVLGPRVQHPAVLKLLDQFGSPAQIRKAGRRRLVTLIRPKAPRMAERLVEDIFTALDEQTVVVPGTDAAALIVPSLANSLQAVLDQRKLLAARIEEVLENHPLSKVLTSMPGIGVRTGARILIDVGDGSSFPSAAHLAAYAGLAPTTRSSGSSIRGEQPSRRGNKQLKRAFFLSAFAALADPVSRAYYDKKINQGKHHTQALLCLARRRADVLFAMLRDGTFYEPQPAPSA
- a CDS encoding aromatase/cyclase — its product is MSQPGLREVEHEITISAPPATVYRLIAEVQNWPQIFPPTVYVDHVERGEGTERIRIWATANGEPKNWTSRRTLDPENLTITFRQEVSTPPIASMGGTWIVETVDPEVSRVRLLHDYRAIDDDPEGLAWIEEAVDRNSRSELAALKQNVELAYAAEDLTFSFEDTVQINGSAKDVYDFINEADRWEERLPHVAKVRLDEDVPGLQTLEMDTRAKDGSVHTTKSYRVTFPHQKIAYKQVTLPALMTLHTGYWTFAENDNGVAASSQHTVTINTANIARILGPEAEVGCAKEYVRTALSTNSRATLGHAKAYAEAKAV
- a CDS encoding acyl carrier protein, encoding MSKQEFTAEDLKRILLEGAGAGEGVDLNGDILDADFEELGYESLALLETGGRIEREYGISLDDDIFADNRTPRALVAAINVYLDELVAA
- a CDS encoding SDR family oxidoreductase, with protein sequence MAGDITRTQVIVVGAGPVGLMLAGELRLAGADVVVLEKLTEPTTESRASTLHARTMEILDGRGLLAQLGEVPQDVMGHFGGIPLDLTLPGPYPGQWKVPQTRMEELLGQWAQDLGADVRRGHELTALTVTGEHVDAETRRPDGTTASFRGSYLVGCDGENSAVRRLGGFAFPGVDASRELLRADVAGIDVPNRRFQRLEGGLAIAARRPDGVTRVMVHEFGAAPQGSAPSFADIADTWKRVTGEDISGGTPLWVNSFGDASRQATAYRDSRLFLAGDAAHQQMPIGGQALNLGLQDAVNLGWKLAAQVQERGPEGLLDSYHAERHEVGLRVLSNIRAQALLLLGAGEVDAARQVMAELVGHADVRAHLAGMIAGLDIRYDVGPGSHPLLGRRLPHWRPATGDGEATSTSLLRAGGGVLLLPGGDEPEAFAAAAEPWAPLVRTVRASAAAPGPCAVLVRPDGHVVWAAGDDTAGSAAGLTTALTRWFGTPQTSGAVTTKTTNTSNTRRTGMAGKLNGKTALVTGSSRGMGRATAIRLAAEGALVAVHYTSNESAAEQVVSSIEKDGGRAFTVKAELGVAGDVHELFLGLENGLRERTGGTDLDILVNNAGVMGGVKAEDTTPEAFDRLFAVNAKAPFFLIQRALKNMPDGGRIINISSGLTHVANPDEIAYAMTKGAVEQLALHFAKLLGPRKITINSVAPGITRNGNPVFDIPEAVEFMAGLSAFNRVGEPEDVADVVAFLATDDARWITGSFVDATGGTLLG